From one Triticum urartu cultivar G1812 chromosome 3, Tu2.1, whole genome shotgun sequence genomic stretch:
- the LOC125542886 gene encoding protein DELAY OF GERMINATION 1-like, giving the protein MTATSRPQHPNGSLAPASDGGESFAKFFECWILEQSRDLAALRAAATARPDDADLRRLVDRVLGHYEHYYRAKSAAASADVLPMFAPSWISATESLYLWCGGWRPTAAIQLLYSKSGVQLEAKLPAFLDGGSLGDGDLGGLSAEQLQAADQLQRRTIRGEREIEEAAAGAQESLATTKMVELAGKGGVDAAEGMEREMDAKAEAMKRVLEMADALRLETLRGVVGLLRPAQAVHFLVAAAELHLAVHKFGRRKDGAAAAE; this is encoded by the exons ATGACCGCCACCTCGCGGCCACAGCATCCCAACGGGAGCCTAGCCCCGGCCTCCGACGGCGGCGAGTccttcgccaagttcttcgagtGCTGGATCTTGGAGCAGTCGCGTGACCTGGCCGCGCTCCGCGCCGCGGCCACGGCGCGGCCCGACGACGCTGACCTCCGGCGCCTCGTCGACCGTGTCCTCGGCCACTACGAGCACTACTACCGCGCCAAGTCCGCGGCCGCCTCCGCCGACGTGCTCCCCATGTTCGCGCCCTCGTGGATCTCCGCCACCGAGAGCCTCTACCTCTGGTGCGGCGGCTGGCGCCCCACCGCCGCGATCCAGCTGCTCTACTCCAAGTCCGGCGTGCAGCTCGAGGCCAAGCTCCCGGCCTTCCTCGACGGCGGCAGCCTCGGGGACGGCGACCTCGGCGGCCTCTCCGCCGAGCAGCTCCAGGCCGCGGACCAGCTGCAGCGCCGCACCATCCGGGGGGAACGGGAGATCGAGGAGGCCGCCGCCGGCGCGCAG GAGTCGTTGGCGACGACGAAGATGGTGGAGCTCGCCGGAAAAGGAGGTGTGGACGCGGCGGAGGGGATGGAGCGGGAGATGGATGCCAAGGCGGAGGCGATGAAGCGCGTGCTGGAGATGGCGGACGCGCTGAGGCTGGAGACGCTGCGCGGCGTGGTGGGGCTGCTCCGGCCTGCGCAGGCCGTGCACTTCCTCGTGGCCGCCGCGGAGCTCCACCTCGCCGTGCACAAGTTCGGCCGGCGCAAGGACGGCGCCGCCGCGGCGGAGTGA